In Solanum stenotomum isolate F172 chromosome 6, ASM1918654v1, whole genome shotgun sequence, one DNA window encodes the following:
- the LOC125867876 gene encoding uncharacterized protein LOC125867876 isoform X1, with protein sequence MGSKAFVTARAELVSNTIFIVLTNETLVLYQLFLISQGKTNPEGVEPDRIEFYKHTHYTSEKGWSSLEAETHYNNMTDLKDIYTSGESSMTIDEIVDTILGTKSGYIKGLGYRPKPNTTRSTQRRMAELEDSLKKAKQEAVSAQLELQNRLNAAETVVDNQQSQIQDQQSQIQDQQSQIQSLNSQLNTIVAHQEEMFRKMQLLSRSSPLSKD encoded by the exons ATGGGGTCAAAAGCGTTTGTAACGGCTCGTGCTGAACTTGTAAGTAATaccatttttattgttttgacTAATGAAACTTTAGTATTATATCAATTGTTTCTTATTTCACAGGGTAAAACTAACCCTGAAGGGGTAGAGCCTGACAGAATAGAGTTCTATAAGCATACTCATTACACGAGTGAGAAAGGATGGTCATCTTTAGAGGCTGAGACTCACTAT AACAACATGACAGATTTGAAAGATATATATACATCGGGAGAGTCTTCCATGACTATTGATGAAATTGTGGATACTATACTTGGTACAAAGTCGGGGTACATAAAAGGACTTGGTTACCGCCCAAAACCTAATACTACAAGATCTACACAAAGGAGAATGGCAGAGTTAGAAGACTCCCTCAAAAAGGCAAAACAGGAAGCTGTTAGTGCCCAGCTTGAATTACAGAATCGATTAAATGCAGCTGAAACTGTGGTAGATAATCAGCAGTCTCAAATACAAGACCAGCAATCTCAAATACAAGACCAACAATCTCAAATACAATCATTAAATTCTCAATTGAATACTATAGTGGCACACCAAGAGGAAATGTTTAGAAAAATGCAACTTCTTTCTCGCTCATCGCCACTAAG CAAAGATTGA
- the LOC125867876 gene encoding uncharacterized protein LOC125867876 isoform X2 codes for MGSKAFVTARAELGKTNPEGVEPDRIEFYKHTHYTSEKGWSSLEAETHYNNMTDLKDIYTSGESSMTIDEIVDTILGTKSGYIKGLGYRPKPNTTRSTQRRMAELEDSLKKAKQEAVSAQLELQNRLNAAETVVDNQQSQIQDQQSQIQDQQSQIQSLNSQLNTIVAHQEEMFRKMQLLSRSSPLSKD; via the exons ATGGGGTCAAAAGCGTTTGTAACGGCTCGTGCTGAACTT GGTAAAACTAACCCTGAAGGGGTAGAGCCTGACAGAATAGAGTTCTATAAGCATACTCATTACACGAGTGAGAAAGGATGGTCATCTTTAGAGGCTGAGACTCACTAT AACAACATGACAGATTTGAAAGATATATATACATCGGGAGAGTCTTCCATGACTATTGATGAAATTGTGGATACTATACTTGGTACAAAGTCGGGGTACATAAAAGGACTTGGTTACCGCCCAAAACCTAATACTACAAGATCTACACAAAGGAGAATGGCAGAGTTAGAAGACTCCCTCAAAAAGGCAAAACAGGAAGCTGTTAGTGCCCAGCTTGAATTACAGAATCGATTAAATGCAGCTGAAACTGTGGTAGATAATCAGCAGTCTCAAATACAAGACCAGCAATCTCAAATACAAGACCAACAATCTCAAATACAATCATTAAATTCTCAATTGAATACTATAGTGGCACACCAAGAGGAAATGTTTAGAAAAATGCAACTTCTTTCTCGCTCATCGCCACTAAG CAAAGATTGA